One genomic segment of Jaculus jaculus isolate mJacJac1 chromosome 2, mJacJac1.mat.Y.cur, whole genome shotgun sequence includes these proteins:
- the Tmem150c gene encoding transmembrane protein 150C — MDGKKCSVWMFLPLVFTLFTSAGLWIVYFIAVEDDKILPLNSAERKFGGKRAPYISIAGDDPPASCVFSQVMNMAAFLALVVAVLRFIQLKPKVLNPWLNISGLVALCLSSFGMTLLGNFQLKNDEEIHNVGTSLTFGFGTLTCWIQAALTLKVNIKNEGRKAGIPRVILSAAITLCVVLYFILMAQDIHMYAARVQWGLVMCFLSYFGTFAVEFRHYRYEIVCSEYQENFLSFSESLSEASEYQTDQV, encoded by the exons ATGGATGGGAAGAAATGCAGCGTGTGGATGTTCCTCCCTCTTGTGTTTACTCTGTTTACCTCTGCTGGGCTGTGGATAGT GTACTTTATAGCTGTGGAAGATGACAAAATTTTGCCATTAAATTCAGCTGAAAG GAAATTCGGTGGGAAGCGTGCTCCCTACATCAG TATTGCAGGCGATGACCCTCCTGCGAGCTGTGTGTTTAGTCAGGTTATGAACATGGCTGCGTTCCTAG CCCTCGTGGTAGCCGTTCTGCGCTTCATACAGTTGAAACCAAAGGTTTTAAACCCGTGGCTGAATATTAGTGGACTGGTGGCGCTGTGTCTGTCTTCCTTCGGAATGACCTTACTTGGTAATTTTCAG CTCAAAAATGATGAAGAAATCCATAACGTGGGAACGTCCTTGACCTTTGGGTTTGGCACGTTGACCTGCTGGATACAGGCCGCCTTGACCCTCAAGGTCAACATCAAGAACGAAGGGCGGAAAGCCGGGATTCCACGAGTCATTCTGTCAGCAGCCATCACGCTCTGTGTCGTCCTCT acttcatcctcatggcccaagACATCCACATGTATGCAGCTAGGGTCCAGTGGGGCCTGGTCATGTGCTTCCTGTCCTATTTTGGGACCTTTGCCGTGGAGTTCCGACACTACCGCTATGAAATCGTGTGTTCTGAGTACCAGGAGAACTTCCTGAGCTTCTCAGAAAGTCTGTCAGAAGCTTCTGAGTATCAAACCGACCAGGTGTGA